The Tripterygium wilfordii isolate XIE 37 chromosome 4, ASM1340144v1, whole genome shotgun sequence genome has a window encoding:
- the LOC119997703 gene encoding lachrymatory-factor synthase, whose translation MAVYPSNQMERSSQKKWEGKVSSKSTKATGDQIWSLFKDFFNLHKYFPKLATCYGVHGTNGEPGCIRYCGGFSIPSNDRSSSWSKERLITVDDVERSLSYEIVESNIGFNSYVSTVKIVEEDEVGCVIEWLFTVNPVEGLELDDLVKRYEVGLQLIIQKMEDSIVKTFEQLV comes from the coding sequence ATGGCCGTATACCCCTCGAATCAAATGGAGCGAAGTTCACAGAAGAAGTGGGAAGGCAAGGTCTCCTCGAAGTCAACGAAAGCGACAGGTGATCAAATATGGTCTCTCTTCAAGGACTTCTTCAATCTCCACAAATATTTTCCTAAACTCGCTACCTGCTATGGCGTCCACGGTACTAACGGTGAGCCTGGTTGCATCCGATACTGTGGCGGCTTCTCTATCCCATCCAACGATCGATCATCTAGCTGGTCAAAGGAGAGATTGATAACCGTTGACGATGTAGAACGTAGCTTAAGTTATGAGATAGTTGAAAGCAATATCGGATTCAACTCGTACGTTTCAACGGTCAAGATTGTCGAAGAGGACGAAGTTGGGTGTGTGATCGAGTGGTTGTTCACCGTCAATCCCGTGGAAGGACTGGAATTAGATGATTTGGTGAAGAGGTATGAAGTGGGGCTACAATTGATTATCCAAAAAATGGAGGACTCAATTGTAAAAACTTTTGAGCAATTGGTGTAA
- the LOC119996235 gene encoding uncharacterized protein LOC119996235: MENLPLSKKFYLHLDGTSTYIPDVDLPSRIANLPVPSALTQPPIQQVESASRRRVELSDPPLKFLALSPELLDVVFRIGIPTVKSIPLLCRLPFADALRGALNLIISSPSNVENWVKLLLLPVTVLYRFSPVSSQEHSARKRNSLQQLMILRALEVWNSGTVGIQQLLARVLEHEPLSPLSTSTDINVQRAKCKVKDGQYAVAIRMLSSCGVASSSAATWQGLVEKHPQCECPTPSTFGNSAAPFEASMGAIEEAIKSFPKGTACGRDGLRAQHLIDAMRGAAAAIKDDLLHSIALVVNLWLAGRCPTELGPYVASAPLTPLLKSDGGIRPIAVGTIWHRLVSKLTVKGVIKDMVHYLRDHQFGVGIPEGAEAVIHAVNRIVQAEKDNTKLTMSLVDFSNAFNLVDRGVMFREVRLRCPALACWVEFCYGKAAKLYLGRNCIVSSTGIQQGDPFGPLLFSLVLHPLLHRIKEECGLAFMAFYLDDGTIIDDTFKVDKAIRFIQEVGPEYGLLLNINKTEVFWPSEDPRRSPEANLFSRGIARPMCGVKVLGGPVSSDAVFCVQMLHMRVSKALVAMDLLDQLKDPQMELLLLRACVGMSKMVFALHTCPP, encoded by the exons ATGGAGAATTTGCCTTTGTCAAAGAAATTTTACCTTCATCTAGATGGTACCAGTACTTACATTCCTGATGTGGATTTGCCCTCTCGAATTGCTAATTTGCCTGTTCCATCTGCCTTAACACAGCCTCCGATCCAGCAGGTAGAGAGTGCATCTCGACGTCGTGTTGAGCTGTCGGATCCTCCTCTAAAGTTTCTTGCTTTGTCTCCTGAGTTGCTTGATGTGGTTTTTAGAATTGGTATTCCTACAGTTAAGAGTATTCCGTTGTTATGCCGGCTGCCTTTTGCGGATGCATTGCGGGGTGCTTTGAATCTGATTATTTCCTCTCCTTCTAATGTTGAAAATTGGGTTAAGCTTTTGTTACTGCCAGTGACAGTGTTATATAGGTTTAGCCCAGTATCAAGTCAGGAACATTCCGCTAGGAAGCGAAATTCTTTGCAGCAGTTAATGATTTTAAGAGCTCTGGAAGTCTGGAATTCTGGCACTGTGGGTATTCAACAACTCTTAGCTCGGGTTCTCGAGCATGAACCTTTGTCCCCGCTGTCCACCAGCACTGATATTAATGTTCAGAGAGCTAAGTGTAAAGTTAAAGATGGGCAGTATGCAGTTGCTATCCGTATGCTTTCTTCTTGTGGAGTTGCCTCCTCTTCTGCAGCAACTTGGCAAGGATTGGTAGAGAAACATCCTCAATGTGAGTGCCCAACTCCTAGCACTTTTGGGAATTCGGCTGCTCCTTTTGAGGCCTCCATGGGGGCTATTGAGGAGGCTATTAAATCTTTCCCAAAAGGGACTGCGTGTGGAAGAGATGGTTTGAGAGCTCAACATTTGATTGATGCTATGAGAGGTGCCGCCGCAGCTATTAAGGATGATCTTTTACATTCTATAGCTTTAGTTGTGAATTTGTGGCTAGCCGGTCGATGTCCCACTGAGTTGGGGCCGTATGTGGCAAGTGCTCCCCTCACGCCTCTTCTAAAATCTGATGGGGGGATTCGGCCTATAGCGGTTGGCACTATTTGGCATCGTCTAGTGTCTAAGCTTACAGTAAAGGGTGTTATCAAAGATATGGTGCATTATTTGCGAGACCACCAGTTTGGGGTAGGAATTCCAGAGGGTGCTGAAGCAGTTATACATGCTGTCAACCGTATAGTTCAGGCAGAAAAAGATAATACCAAGTTGACAATGAGCCTAGTGGATTTTAGCAATGCTTTCAACTTGGTTGATCGGGGGGTTATGTTTAGGGAGGTCAGGTTAAGGTGTCCGGCTTTAGCTTGTTGGGTTGAATTTTGTTATGG GAAGGCTGCTAAGTTGTACCTTGGACGTAATTGCATTGTTTCCTCAACTGGGATCCAACAAGGAGACCCTTTTGGGCCTTTACTATTCTCTTTGGTGCTTCATCCTTTACTTCATCGTATAAAGGAAGAGTGTGGTCTTGCATTTATGGCTTTTTATTTGGATGATGGGACCATTATTGATGACACATTTAAGGTCGATAAGGCTATTCGATTCATCCAAGAAGTTGGTCCAGAATATGGCCTACTTCTAAACATCAACAAGACGGAGGTTTTTTGGCCTAGTGAGGACCCACGTCGATCCCCGGAAGCCAATTTATTCTCTCGTGGTATAGCTCGGCCAATGTGTGGTGTGAAGGTTTTGGGGGGGCCTGTCTCTTCGGATGCCGTATTTTGTGTCCAGATGTTGCATATGCGTGTGTCTAAAGCTCTAGTGGCCATGGATCTATTAGACCAACTGAAGGACCCTCAAATGGAGTTACTTCTTCTTCGAGCTTGTGTTGGTATGTCGAAAATGGTATTTGCTCTCCATACATGTCCTCCGTAA
- the LOC119997418 gene encoding casein kinase 1-like protein HD16: MPELRSRPRRNWASNYPNPNHSPIKLTVQARQKRTGERKRKRDTIAADEQKNKENIVRENTFVHNTLLFEEDKEEEGAAVRVLKEDVAGKMEYDSGGRSGDNGAGAEDEGSPAPLPEKVQVGGSPTYRIDRKLGKGGFGQVYVGRRVSPSPNNERTGPAALEVALKFEHRSSKGCNYGPPYEWQVYGVLGGSHGVPRVHYKGRQDDYYVMVMDMLGPSLWDVWNKNSHTMSTEMVACIAIEAISILEKMHSRGYVHGDVKPENFLLGSPGTPDEKKLFLVDLGLATRWRDSSTGLHVEYDQRPDVFRGTVRYASVHAHLGRTGSRRDDLESLAYTLVFLLRGRLPWQGYQGENKGFLVCKKKMATSPETLCCLCPQPFRQFVEYVVNLKFDEEPNYAKYISLFDCIVGPKPDIRPINTDGAQKLIYQVGQKRGRFSMEDEDDEQPNKKVRIGMPATQWISVYNARRPMKQRYHYNVADLRLSQYIKKGNEDRLFISSVASCSNLWALIMDSGTGFTAQVYVLSPYFLHKEWIMEQWERNYYISAIAGADNGRSLVVMSKGTQYLQQSYKVSDSFPFKWINKKWKEGFYVTSMATAGSRWAIVMSRGTPFCDQVVELDFLYPSEGIRRRWDDGYRITSTAATCDQAAFVLSEPRRKPADETQETLRTSAFPNSHVSKEKWVKNLYIASISYGRTVS, from the exons ATGCCTGAGCTGCGTAGCCGACCACGCAGAAATTGGGCCTCTAACTACCCTAACCCGAATCATTCTCCAATTAAGCTCACTGTACAGGCTCGCCAGAAAAGAACTGGCGAGAGGAAGAGGAAAAGAGACACGATCGCTGCTGATGAGCAGAAAAACAAGGAGAATATTGTAAGAGAAAACACATTTGTTCATAACACGTTGTTGTTTGAGGAAGACAAGGAAGAGGAAGGAGCGGCGGTCAGAGTTTTGAAAGAAGACGTTGCAGGGAAAATGGAGTACGACAGTGGTGGCCGGAGCGGGGATAATGGTGCAGGGGCCGAGGACGAGGGCAGTCCAGCGCCTCTTCCTGAGAAG GTCCAGGTTGGTGGTTCCCCAACGTACAGGATAGATAGAAAACTTGGGAAAGGAGGTTTTGGACAAGTATATGTTGGTAGAAGAGTCAGCCCCTCCCCTAATAATGAAAGAACTGGACCTGCTGCTTTAGAG GTAGCATTGAAATTTGAGCATAGAAGCAGCAAAGGATGCAATTATGGACCTCCTTATGAGTGGCAAGTGTACGG TGTGCTTGGGGGCAGTCATGGTGTGCCACGAGTTCATTATAAGGGTAGGCAAGATGACTACTATGTCATG GTAATGGATATGCTTGGGCCTAGCTTATGGGATGTTTGGAATAAAAACTCACATAC GATGTCTACCGAAATGGTTGCATGCATAGCTATTGAAGCAATCTCAATATTGGAGAAAATGCACTCTAGAGG GTATGTGCATGGTGACGTGAAGCCTGAGAATTTTTTGCTTGGCTCACCTGGAACTCCAGATGAGAAAAAATTGTTTCTTGTTGACCTTGGGTTAG CTACCAGGTGGCGAGATAGTTCAACTGGCTTACATGTTGAATATGATCAACGCCCAGATGTTTTCAG AGGAACAGTGCGGTATGCTAGTGTGCATGCTCATCTCGGTAGAACTGGTAGCAGGAGAGATGACTTAGAATCACTTGCTTACAcccttgtttttcttcttcgcGGCCGACTGCCTTGGCAAGGGTATCAG GGAGAAAATAAAGGCTTCCTGGTTTGCAAGAAGAAGATGGCCACTTCCCCTGAAACTTTGTGTTGCTTATGTCCTCAGCCTTTTCGACAGTTTGTTGAGTATGTGGTGAATTTGAAATTTGACGAGGAACCCAACTATGCCAAGTATATCTCactttttgattgcattgttggCCCAAAGCCAGATATTAGGCCTATAAACACTGATGGTGCTCAAAAG CTTATATATCAAGTTGGACAGAAGAGAGGACGATTTTCAATGGAGGACGAAGATGACGAGCAGCCAAATAAAAAAGTTCGAATCGGAATGCCTGCAACGCAATGGATTAGTGTTTACAATGCTCGCCGACCCATGAAGCAAAG ATATCACTACAATGTGGCAGATTTGAGGCTTTCGCAATATATTAAAAAGGGAAATGAAGATAGATTATTTATCAGCAGTGTGGCTTCTTGCTCAAACCTGTGGGCTCTAATTATGGATTCTGGCACTGGCTTCACTGCTCAAGTTTATGTGCTCTCGCCCTATTTTCTTCACAAG GAGTGGATTATGGAACAGTGGGAGAGGAATTACTATATCAGCGCAATTGCAGGAGCCGATAATGGGAGATCATTAGTTGTGATGTCAAAGG GGACCCAGTATCTTCAGCAGTCTTATAAGGTCAGTGATTCATTTCCCTTTAAGTGGATCAATAAAAAATGGAAGGAGGGTTTTTATGTCACTTCCATGGCCACCGCTGGTAGTAGATGGGCAATTGTTATGTCTCGAGGTACACCGTTTTGTGACCAG GTTGTGGAATTAGATTTTCTATATCCTAGTGAAGGAATACGCCGGAGGTGGGATGATGGTTACCGTATTACATCAACTGCAGCAACTTGTGATCAGGCTGCTTTTGTTCTTAGTGAGCCAAGACGAAAACCTGCGGATGAAACTCAGGAGACTCTTCGTACCTCAGCTTTCCCCAACTCACATGTTTCCAAG GAGAAGTGGGTTAAGAATCTGTACATTGCTTCCATTAGCTATGGTCGAACTGTCTCTTGA
- the LOC119995966 gene encoding protein SAWADEE HOMEODOMAIN HOMOLOG 2-like isoform X2 has protein sequence MDRLRPRPRPRLLFSGFTRAEVQTWFQERDKHCMPMPEVVPAASPLRKTRGRSPIKAGKELPDLSELEFEAKSSTDGAWYDVESFLTHRFRNSGEAEVLVRFVGFGAEEDEWINVKKAVRERSIPLEHTECNAVKVGDLVLCFQERREQSIYYDAHVIEIQRRLHDIRGCRCLFLIRYDHDKTEERVHLRRLCRRPIQ, from the exons ATGGATCGTCTTCGTCCCAGGCCCAGGCCGAGGCTCCTCTTCTCTGGATTCACAAGGGCTGAG GTCCAAACTTGGTTTCAGGAGAGAGATAAGCACTGCATGCCTATGCCCGAAGTTGTTCCAGCGGCCAGTCCTTTAAGAAAGACGCGAGGACGTTCCCCCATCA AAGCAGGAAAAGAGCTGCCAGATCTGTCAGAGTTGGAATTCGAGGCCAAGTCATCAACGGATGGGGCATG GTATGACGTTGAGTCATTTCTAACTCACAGGTTTCGGAATTCTGGAGAAGCT gAGGTACTTGTTAGATTTGTTGGATTTGGGGCTGAGGAGGATGAGTGGATTAATGTGAAGAAGGCTGTGCGAGAACGCTCGATCCCTCTGGAGCATACAGAATGTAATGCAGTGAAGGTTGGAGATCTTGTGTTGTGCTTTCAG GAGCGAAGAGAACAATCAATCTATTATGATGCTCATGTTATTGAGATTCAAAGAAGATTGCATGATATAAGGGGCTGCAGGTGTCTTTTTTTAATTCGATATGATCATGACAAAACTGAG GAAAGAGTTCATTTAAGGAGATTATGTCGCAGGCCTATACAATAG
- the LOC119995966 gene encoding protein SAWADEE HOMEODOMAIN HOMOLOG 1-like isoform X1: MDRLRPRPRPRLLFSGFTRAEVEKMEKLLNESDVKLMDKEFFQKIAKSFNCSSGRAGKPIIKWTEVQTWFQERDKHCMPMPEVVPAASPLRKTRGRSPIKAGKELPDLSELEFEAKSSTDGAWYDVESFLTHRFRNSGEAEVLVRFVGFGAEEDEWINVKKAVRERSIPLEHTECNAVKVGDLVLCFQERREQSIYYDAHVIEIQRRLHDIRGCRCLFLIRYDHDKTEERVHLRRLCRRPIQ; this comes from the exons ATGGATCGTCTTCGTCCCAGGCCCAGGCCGAGGCTCCTCTTCTCTGGATTCACAAGGGCTGAG GTTGAGAAGATGGAGAAATTGCTGAATGAATCAGATGTTAAGTTGATGGACAAGGAGTTCTTCCAGAAAATTGCAAAAAGTTTTAA TTGCTCTTCTGGTCGTGCTGGGAAACCTATTATTAAATGGACAGAG GTCCAAACTTGGTTTCAGGAGAGAGATAAGCACTGCATGCCTATGCCCGAAGTTGTTCCAGCGGCCAGTCCTTTAAGAAAGACGCGAGGACGTTCCCCCATCA AAGCAGGAAAAGAGCTGCCAGATCTGTCAGAGTTGGAATTCGAGGCCAAGTCATCAACGGATGGGGCATG GTATGACGTTGAGTCATTTCTAACTCACAGGTTTCGGAATTCTGGAGAAGCT gAGGTACTTGTTAGATTTGTTGGATTTGGGGCTGAGGAGGATGAGTGGATTAATGTGAAGAAGGCTGTGCGAGAACGCTCGATCCCTCTGGAGCATACAGAATGTAATGCAGTGAAGGTTGGAGATCTTGTGTTGTGCTTTCAG GAGCGAAGAGAACAATCAATCTATTATGATGCTCATGTTATTGAGATTCAAAGAAGATTGCATGATATAAGGGGCTGCAGGTGTCTTTTTTTAATTCGATATGATCATGACAAAACTGAG GAAAGAGTTCATTTAAGGAGATTATGTCGCAGGCCTATACAATAG